In a genomic window of Arachnia rubra:
- a CDS encoding biotin transporter BioY: protein MNVVQCGVLNVLRTLKKSQEETVTSAQARSPQFFQASDLAYIAVFAALIAALALVPGFNIGPISFTLQTLGVGLAGLCLGPWRGFAATALYVVVGAAGLPVFARGAAGIGALASPSGGYLIAFPFAALLTGFVTVWVLRRGLSAMTPVLFFLGLLLARYLIIMPLGVVGMMRALGFDFGKALMTDMAFWASDAIKSVIAVLLAYAVHRAFPRLLAQR from the coding sequence TTGAACGTTGTTCAATGCGGGGTGTTGAATGTCCTGCGAACTCTCAAGAAATCCCAGGAGGAGACCGTGACCTCAGCCCAGGCTCGTTCCCCGCAGTTTTTCCAGGCCAGTGACTTGGCGTACATCGCGGTCTTTGCCGCCTTGATCGCGGCCTTGGCCTTGGTTCCAGGATTCAACATTGGCCCCATCTCCTTCACCTTGCAGACGCTCGGCGTGGGACTGGCGGGCCTCTGTCTTGGCCCGTGGCGGGGTTTCGCCGCGACTGCCCTGTACGTCGTGGTCGGGGCTGCCGGGCTTCCGGTCTTCGCCAGGGGCGCGGCTGGCATCGGCGCGCTGGCGAGCCCTTCGGGTGGTTATCTGATCGCCTTTCCCTTCGCGGCGCTGCTGACCGGTTTCGTGACCGTCTGGGTGTTGCGGCGCGGTCTCAGCGCCATGACCCCCGTCCTCTTCTTCCTGGGACTGCTGCTCGCACGCTACCTGATCATCATGCCTCTGGGTGTCGTCGGCATGATGCGTGCTCTGGGTTTCGACTTCGGCAAGGCTCTGATGACCGACATGGCTTTCTGGGCGAGCGATGCGATAAAGAGCGTCATCGCGGTCCTACTCGCCTACGCGGTGCACCGAGCCTTCCCCCGCCTGCTCGCCCAGCGGTGA
- a CDS encoding energy-coupling factor transporter transmembrane component T family protein yields MNAQVSLLGLYQPGEGWLFRAGVGWKYLIMLALSIPALVLQQWPLTVSSLMATVLLLFSSGIGLVRALRIGWVMWLLLAALTAYHLVVLNPGAAVVQPGNLLLAILAARLLTLTTSTPELLSALASALRPLRFIGLKPDSIALMVALMIRSIPYLIGLFGDSQDAARARGAERNPVALLVPVVLGAVAHAERTGEALAARGIGER; encoded by the coding sequence GTGAACGCCCAGGTCAGTCTGCTTGGGCTGTACCAGCCAGGCGAGGGATGGCTGTTCCGGGCCGGCGTGGGGTGGAAGTACCTGATCATGCTCGCCCTCAGCATCCCGGCGCTAGTCCTGCAGCAGTGGCCTTTGACAGTCTCGTCGCTGATGGCGACAGTGCTACTGCTCTTCAGCTCAGGCATCGGGCTGGTGCGTGCGCTGCGGATCGGCTGGGTGATGTGGCTACTGCTTGCTGCGCTGACCGCCTATCACCTGGTGGTCTTGAACCCGGGGGCGGCCGTGGTGCAGCCAGGAAACCTGCTGCTGGCCATCCTCGCGGCCCGTCTGCTGACATTGACCACATCGACGCCAGAGCTGCTTTCCGCCCTGGCATCGGCGCTGCGCCCGCTCCGGTTCATCGGACTGAAACCCGACTCGATCGCCCTGATGGTGGCGTTGATGATCCGTTCGATCCCTTATCTGATCGGTTTGTTCGGCGACTCGCAGGACGCCGCGCGGGCCCGCGGGGCTGAACGCAACCCGGTGGCGCTGCTGGTTCCGGTGGTGCTGGGCGCGGTTGCTCATGCGGAACGCACCGGCGAGGCTCTTGCTGCTCGTGGTATTGGGGAACGTTGA
- a CDS encoding energy-coupling factor ABC transporter ATP-binding protein, which yields MIRLAGVGVAIPPLRKGAEPKVLLEGVDLTLQEHRVAVIGANGSGKSTLLRLLNGMRSPTSGSVTVNGHDTVKRARLVRREVGFIFTDPLAQLLMPTPIEDITLSLTHLPRAGRAARAQQLLDERGLGKLAHQSIYDLSGGERQLVALTSVLAVGPSIIVADEPTTLLDLRNKTALRRTFAGLEQQLIYSTHDLEVAADADRVIVIDSGRVAADGEPGEAIAWYETAMGAA from the coding sequence GTGATCCGGCTTGCCGGCGTCGGCGTCGCCATCCCGCCGCTGCGCAAAGGGGCTGAGCCCAAGGTACTTCTTGAGGGGGTGGACCTGACCCTTCAAGAGCACCGGGTGGCGGTGATCGGAGCCAACGGCTCGGGGAAGTCCACCTTGCTCCGGCTGCTGAATGGCATGCGCTCCCCGACCTCGGGGAGTGTCACCGTCAATGGTCATGACACCGTCAAGCGGGCCCGTCTCGTGCGCCGGGAAGTGGGGTTCATCTTCACCGATCCCCTGGCGCAGCTGCTGATGCCCACTCCCATCGAGGACATCACACTCAGTCTGACGCATCTGCCCCGCGCAGGACGTGCCGCCCGTGCCCAGCAGCTCCTCGACGAACGTGGCTTGGGGAAGCTGGCCCATCAGAGCATCTACGATCTCTCTGGCGGTGAACGCCAGCTGGTCGCGCTGACCAGCGTTCTCGCGGTGGGGCCGAGCATCATCGTCGCCGACGAGCCGACCACTCTGCTCGACCTGCGTAACAAGACGGCCTTGCGCCGCACCTTCGCTGGTCTGGAGCAGCAGCTCATCTACTCCACCCACGACCTGGAGGTGGCAGCCGACGCAGACCGGGTGATCGTCATCGACTCAGGGCGGGTCGCGGCTGACGGTGAGCCTGGAGAGGCCATCGCCTGGTATGAAACGGCCATGGGGGCAGCGTGA
- a CDS encoding gluconeogenesis factor YvcK family protein, whose protein sequence is MSWSRGSAVVAFGGGHGLHTSLTALRRITDRLTAVVTVADDGGSSGRLRREFGCLPPGDLRMALAALCGDDQVGRRWASVLQSRFSGAGPLSGHAIGNLLIAGLWQQLEDPVAGLDMVGELLRTRGRVLPMSSVPLQIEADVLGLDPLAPDELCTLAGQATVAKTRATVQSVRLVPEDPPAHPEAIAAVRQADAIVLGPGSWFTSVIPHLLVPELREAILSTPARRILVMNIAAADETDGFTASRHIELLAEHAPTLRLDFVLADVGFVGSDRHLTQFAASLGAELAVADIRCHDGSLRHDPKRLADAYQELLVS, encoded by the coding sequence ATGAGCTGGTCCAGAGGATCTGCGGTCGTCGCCTTCGGTGGTGGCCACGGACTCCACACGTCTTTGACAGCGCTGCGGCGGATCACCGACCGGCTTACCGCCGTCGTCACGGTGGCGGATGATGGGGGATCCTCCGGACGGCTGCGCCGTGAGTTCGGGTGTCTTCCTCCCGGTGACCTCCGCATGGCCCTGGCCGCGCTCTGCGGCGACGATCAGGTGGGGCGGCGCTGGGCGAGTGTGCTGCAGTCGCGGTTCTCGGGGGCGGGTCCGCTGAGTGGCCACGCCATCGGCAACCTGCTCATCGCGGGCCTGTGGCAGCAGCTTGAGGATCCGGTGGCTGGCCTCGACATGGTGGGAGAACTGCTCCGTACCCGTGGCCGGGTGCTGCCGATGAGTTCGGTTCCTCTACAGATCGAGGCTGATGTGCTGGGGCTTGACCCGCTTGCCCCGGACGAGCTGTGCACCCTGGCGGGACAGGCCACTGTGGCCAAGACCCGCGCGACTGTGCAGTCGGTCAGGCTGGTCCCGGAGGATCCCCCAGCTCATCCAGAGGCGATCGCGGCAGTGCGGCAAGCCGATGCGATCGTGCTCGGGCCAGGGTCCTGGTTCACATCCGTGATCCCACACCTACTGGTCCCAGAGCTGCGTGAGGCCATCTTGTCGACTCCGGCCCGCCGTATCCTCGTGATGAACATCGCAGCTGCCGATGAGACCGACGGGTTTACGGCTTCCCGTCACATCGAGCTCCTGGCTGAGCATGCCCCGACCCTGCGTCTTGATTTCGTATTGGCGGACGTGGGATTTGTAGGTTCTGACCGTCACCTTACGCAGTTTGCGGCCTCACTCGGCGCTGAACTGGCGGTCGCGGACATCCGCTGCCATGACGGCAGCCTGCGCCATGATCCTAAGAGACTTGCCGATGCCTACCAGGAGCTTCTTGTGAGCTAG
- the gap gene encoding type I glyceraldehyde-3-phosphate dehydrogenase — protein MTVKVGINGFGRIGRNYFRALVASGAELEVVAVNDLTDNKTLAHLLKYDSILGRFPEEVSYDDDAIIVGGKEIKAFAEKDPANLPWGELGVDIVVESTGFFTDATKAKAHLEAGAKKVLISAPAKNEDITIVMGVNDDKYDPAVHNIISNASCTTNCLAPMAKALNDGLGIIKGLMTTIHAYTQDQNLQDGPHKDLRRARAAALNIVPTTTGAAKAVSLVLPELKGKLDGYALRVPVPTGSATDLTFEAPREVTVEEVNEIVKKAADGRILVYTEEPIVSKDIETDPASCTFDAQLTKVIGNQVKVVGWYDNEWGYSNRLVDLTALVGSKL, from the coding sequence ATGACCGTCAAGGTTGGAATCAACGGCTTCGGCCGCATTGGCCGCAACTACTTCCGCGCGCTTGTCGCATCCGGCGCTGAACTCGAGGTGGTTGCCGTCAATGACCTCACTGACAACAAGACCCTCGCCCACCTCCTGAAATACGACTCCATCCTCGGACGCTTCCCCGAAGAGGTCTCTTACGACGATGACGCCATCATCGTTGGCGGCAAGGAGATCAAGGCTTTTGCGGAGAAGGATCCGGCAAACCTTCCCTGGGGTGAGCTGGGTGTCGATATCGTCGTCGAGTCCACTGGTTTCTTCACGGACGCCACCAAGGCCAAGGCCCATCTGGAGGCCGGTGCCAAGAAGGTCCTGATCTCGGCTCCTGCCAAGAACGAGGACATCACCATCGTCATGGGTGTCAACGATGATAAGTACGACCCGGCTGTTCATAACATCATCTCCAACGCGTCCTGCACCACCAACTGCCTGGCCCCTATGGCCAAGGCGCTCAACGACGGCCTCGGCATCATCAAGGGCCTGATGACCACCATCCACGCCTACACCCAGGACCAGAACCTGCAGGATGGGCCTCACAAGGATCTGCGCCGCGCCCGCGCCGCTGCTCTCAACATCGTGCCCACCACCACCGGAGCTGCCAAGGCGGTTTCCCTGGTGCTGCCTGAGCTGAAGGGCAAACTCGATGGTTACGCTCTCCGTGTCCCAGTTCCCACGGGCTCTGCCACAGACCTCACCTTTGAGGCTCCCCGCGAGGTTACGGTCGAGGAAGTCAACGAGATCGTCAAGAAGGCTGCGGACGGCAGGATCCTGGTCTACACCGAGGAGCCGATCGTGTCCAAGGACATCGAGACCGACCCGGCCTCCTGCACCTTCGATGCTCAGCTGACCAAGGTGATCGGCAACCAGGTCAAGGTCGTCGGCTGGTACGACAACGAGTGGGGCTACTCGAACCGTCTCGTGGATCTGACGGCCCTCGTTGGCAGCAAGCTCTGA
- the tpiA gene encoding triose-phosphate isomerase yields the protein MARKPIMAGNWKMNLNHVEATGLVQKLAWTLADKEYDGSSVDCVVIPPFTDLRTVQTLIEGDRFPIQLGAQNVSEHDSGAYTGEVSAGMLAKLGVRYVVVGHSERRQYHNETDVLVNAKAAKILAAGMAPIICCGEGLEIRQEGRHVEYTLEQIRGCLKGLDPEQVASLVIAYEPVWAIGTGEVATPGDAQEVCGAIRQEVARLYDQATADAVRIQYGGSVKAFNVAEIMAQPDVDGALVGGASLKAEEFAAIVLFA from the coding sequence ATGGCACGCAAGCCGATCATGGCGGGCAACTGGAAGATGAACCTGAACCACGTCGAGGCGACGGGGCTCGTCCAGAAACTGGCGTGGACCTTGGCGGACAAGGAGTACGACGGCAGCTCCGTCGACTGCGTCGTCATTCCCCCGTTCACTGATCTGCGCACCGTGCAGACTCTGATCGAGGGCGATCGTTTCCCGATCCAGCTTGGGGCGCAGAACGTTTCTGAGCATGACTCAGGTGCCTACACGGGTGAGGTCAGCGCCGGGATGCTGGCGAAGCTGGGGGTCCGCTACGTGGTGGTCGGGCACTCGGAGCGGCGCCAGTACCACAACGAGACCGACGTTTTGGTCAACGCCAAGGCAGCCAAGATCCTGGCTGCGGGCATGGCCCCCATCATCTGTTGCGGTGAGGGCCTGGAGATTCGTCAGGAGGGGCGTCACGTCGAGTACACGCTGGAGCAGATCCGTGGCTGCCTGAAGGGGCTGGACCCCGAGCAGGTGGCTTCGCTGGTGATCGCCTACGAACCGGTATGGGCCATCGGCACGGGAGAGGTCGCGACTCCAGGGGATGCCCAAGAGGTCTGCGGCGCCATCCGGCAGGAGGTCGCGAGGTTGTACGACCAGGCCACCGCCGATGCGGTCCGTATCCAGTACGGCGGCTCCGTGAAGGCTTTCAATGTGGCCGAGATCATGGCGCAACCTGACGTCGACGGTGCTCTCGTTGGCGGCGCCAGCCTGAAGGCTGAGGAGTTCGCTGCGATCGTGCTTTTTGCCTGA
- the rapZ gene encoding RNase adapter RapZ, with the protein MAEVQGPAEVVVVTGMSGAGRRTAAHTMEDLGWYVVDNLPPAMLPILVDRMGSAERLAVVVDVRSREEFEQLPAAFADLKLRGYRVTVLFIEASDEVIVQRQESNRRPLPLQYDGRLLDGIVRERRLLADLRASADIVVDTSRLSARQLAQRVSNHFGTDATDTLSVALMSFGFKNGLPVDADIVFDVRFLPNPYWVPDLRPKTGLSPDVADYVLSQEAAQDFQQCMLEVIQVAAPGYLTEGKRQVTVAIGCTGGKHRSTSMTEELATRLRACGYGVSVLHRDLGKE; encoded by the coding sequence ATGGCGGAAGTGCAGGGTCCAGCGGAAGTCGTAGTCGTGACCGGTATGTCCGGGGCTGGGCGACGCACAGCCGCCCACACCATGGAGGATCTCGGCTGGTATGTGGTGGACAACCTGCCGCCTGCGATGCTGCCCATCCTGGTGGACCGGATGGGGTCCGCCGAGCGCCTGGCCGTGGTGGTCGACGTGCGTTCCCGGGAGGAGTTTGAACAGCTACCGGCTGCCTTCGCTGACCTCAAACTACGCGGATACCGCGTCACGGTGCTGTTCATCGAGGCCAGTGACGAGGTGATCGTGCAGCGGCAGGAATCCAACCGGCGGCCGCTGCCGCTCCAGTATGACGGCCGCCTGCTCGACGGCATCGTGCGTGAGCGGCGCCTGCTCGCTGACCTGCGGGCCTCCGCGGACATCGTCGTCGACACGTCCAGGCTGAGCGCACGGCAACTGGCCCAGCGAGTCTCCAACCATTTCGGTACCGATGCCACCGACACCCTGAGCGTGGCTCTGATGTCCTTTGGGTTCAAGAATGGCCTGCCGGTGGATGCCGACATTGTCTTCGACGTGCGGTTCCTTCCCAACCCCTACTGGGTGCCGGATCTGCGTCCGAAGACGGGGCTCTCACCGGATGTGGCCGATTATGTCTTGTCCCAGGAGGCAGCCCAGGATTTTCAGCAGTGCATGCTGGAGGTGATACAGGTGGCCGCCCCCGGATACCTGACGGAGGGTAAGCGGCAGGTGACGGTCGCGATCGGCTGTACCGGGGGTAAACACCGCTCCACCTCCATGACTGAGGAGCTAGCCACCCGGCTACGGGCATGCGGCTATGGTGTCAGCGTGCTGCATCGGGATCTGGGGAAGGAATGA
- a CDS encoding MFS transporter: MRDFAELLRIPGLARVIASQLAARLPAGMFSLGMLMHVEHVQGNYTSAGAVLAAFSVGMAVAGPIITRQLSRFGTLPVLLASLIITTTSLTPLVVFPLPLWAMILLAAAAGATIPPVQPTIRTLYPQLVPQHLVTPLFSLDAALQEIIWVLGPVLITALVVSLGTMTALLIVVAIQLVGALLFLLEPAVRGLRIPAATGKFGKVLLRPSVSLMTVASLLLIGSLAAMEAAVVAWFGEGSLLGGFALAISAIGSLIGGLAIGHRPIGQWSLALRLLVMVLGMGLAVVVSGFWGLSAALFIAGLGTAPSIAAVSSVIAGSVPFADTAEAYGWITTGQLIGAAVGSAMAGMAIDSLNGGRGGMLASLAIGSLAVIVTAAFRRSQPDLGIPGLTSA; the protein is encoded by the coding sequence GTGCGTGACTTTGCCGAGCTATTGAGGATCCCGGGACTGGCAAGAGTCATAGCCAGTCAGCTGGCGGCACGGCTCCCCGCCGGGATGTTCTCCCTCGGCATGCTGATGCATGTCGAGCATGTGCAGGGTAACTACACCTCCGCCGGTGCGGTCCTGGCGGCCTTCTCGGTGGGCATGGCGGTCGCCGGCCCCATCATCACCCGCCAGCTCAGCCGGTTCGGCACCCTGCCAGTGCTGCTCGCGTCCCTGATCATCACGACCACCTCGCTGACCCCGCTGGTGGTGTTCCCACTGCCGCTGTGGGCCATGATCCTGCTGGCAGCAGCAGCCGGAGCCACCATCCCGCCCGTCCAGCCGACCATCCGCACTCTCTACCCACAACTTGTCCCGCAGCACCTGGTCACTCCCCTGTTCAGTCTCGATGCGGCCCTGCAGGAGATCATCTGGGTGCTCGGCCCCGTCCTGATCACCGCCCTCGTGGTCTCCCTGGGCACCATGACCGCGCTCCTGATCGTCGTCGCAATCCAGCTGGTAGGGGCATTGCTGTTCCTTCTGGAACCCGCGGTCCGCGGACTGCGGATTCCCGCGGCAACGGGGAAATTCGGGAAGGTGCTGCTGAGACCCTCGGTGTCACTGATGACCGTGGCCTCGCTGCTCCTGATCGGTTCCCTGGCAGCGATGGAGGCGGCCGTGGTCGCCTGGTTCGGCGAGGGTTCCCTGCTCGGTGGATTTGCGCTGGCCATCTCCGCCATCGGCTCCCTGATCGGTGGGCTGGCGATCGGGCACCGCCCCATCGGGCAGTGGTCGCTCGCCCTGCGGCTCCTGGTCATGGTGCTGGGGATGGGTCTGGCCGTGGTGGTGTCAGGATTCTGGGGACTGTCAGCGGCGTTGTTCATCGCCGGCCTGGGCACCGCCCCTTCGATAGCGGCCGTCTCATCGGTGATAGCGGGCAGTGTTCCCTTCGCCGACACAGCAGAGGCCTACGGCTGGATTACCACGGGGCAGCTGATTGGTGCCGCCGTCGGCTCCGCGATGGCCGGCATGGCCATCGACTCCTTGAACGGCGGACGGGGCGGCATGCTGGCGAGTCTGGCCATCGGAAGCCTGGCAGTGATCGTCACAGCTGCATTCCGCCGTTCTCAGCCAGACTTGGGAATCCCTGGCCTCACGTCGGCGTGA
- a CDS encoding phosphoglycerate kinase has protein sequence MKSVSQLGDLAGKRVVVRCDFNVPLDSDKKITDDGRIRAALPTLNELREAGARVVILAHLGRPKGEPDPQFSLAPVAARLGELLGVQVKFASDVVGASAKATVESLGNGEVALLENVRFEAGEKSKDEAARKELAAKYAAFGNFFVSNGFGVVHRKEASVYDIAKLLPSAAGSLVKAEIDVLEGLTEAPKRPFVVVLGGAKVADKLAVIDNLLKVADTLVIGGGMAFTFLKAQGFGVGQSLVDDASLEACTGYLKAADAAGKRILLPVDVRVASEVDFGGRTVGQVDVVPVDAIPGDKMGLDIGPATEKLFSDAIRQAKSVFWNGPMGVFEIPGLESGTRAVAQALTEVDGISVVGGGDSASAVRALGFAEDAFGHISTGGGASLELMEGKTLPGIAVLKEGN, from the coding sequence ATGAAGTCTGTCTCCCAGCTCGGGGACCTCGCTGGCAAACGCGTGGTCGTCCGCTGCGATTTCAACGTGCCTCTCGACAGTGACAAGAAGATCACTGATGACGGCCGTATCCGTGCCGCCCTACCCACCCTCAACGAGCTGCGCGAGGCTGGAGCCCGCGTCGTCATTCTCGCTCATCTCGGGCGTCCCAAGGGAGAACCGGATCCGCAGTTCTCCCTTGCCCCTGTAGCAGCCCGTCTCGGTGAGCTCCTCGGCGTGCAGGTGAAGTTCGCCTCCGATGTCGTCGGCGCCTCCGCGAAGGCCACCGTCGAGTCTCTTGGCAATGGTGAGGTGGCTCTGCTGGAGAATGTCCGGTTCGAGGCCGGTGAGAAGTCTAAGGACGAGGCTGCGCGCAAGGAACTGGCGGCGAAATACGCGGCCTTCGGGAACTTCTTCGTTTCCAACGGTTTCGGTGTGGTGCACCGCAAGGAAGCCTCCGTCTACGACATCGCAAAGCTGCTGCCCTCGGCAGCAGGTTCGCTTGTGAAAGCCGAGATCGACGTGCTGGAGGGTCTCACCGAGGCACCTAAACGCCCGTTCGTCGTGGTGCTGGGCGGAGCGAAGGTGGCCGACAAGCTAGCCGTCATCGACAATCTCCTCAAGGTGGCTGACACCCTGGTCATCGGTGGCGGCATGGCCTTCACCTTCCTTAAGGCACAGGGCTTCGGCGTCGGGCAGTCACTGGTTGACGACGCCTCCCTTGAGGCCTGCACCGGCTACCTGAAGGCAGCTGACGCTGCGGGCAAGCGGATCCTGCTGCCCGTGGACGTGCGGGTCGCATCCGAGGTGGACTTTGGTGGGCGCACGGTCGGCCAGGTTGATGTGGTCCCTGTTGACGCCATCCCCGGTGACAAGATGGGCCTCGACATCGGACCCGCCACGGAGAAGCTGTTCAGCGACGCCATCCGCCAGGCCAAGTCGGTTTTCTGGAATGGCCCTATGGGCGTGTTCGAGATTCCCGGGCTGGAGTCAGGCACACGGGCTGTCGCACAGGCTCTCACCGAGGTGGACGGCATCAGCGTTGTTGGTGGCGGTGACTCGGCTTCCGCCGTGCGGGCTCTCGGCTTTGCCGAGGATGCATTCGGGCACATCTCCACCGGCGGGGGCGCGTCTCTGGAACTGATGGAGGGTAAGACCCTGCCCGGCATCGCTGTTCTGAAGGAAGGTAACTGA
- the whiA gene encoding DNA-binding protein WhiA, whose product MALTQKVKSELAAVATPHPNARRAEVAAMLRFGGGLHLVGGRIVIEAELDSAAAARRLRTYIHDLYSLDSDLLVINATGLRRTTRYAVRVMRDGEALARLTGLVDQRRRPVRGLPAMVVGGSMADAVAVWRGAFLARGSLTEPGRSMALEVTCPGSEAALALSGAARRLGITVKARESRGVDRVVLRDGEAIADLLTRMGAQETRLIWEERRMRREVKAQANRLANFDDANLRRSARAAVAASARVERALEILGEDAPAHLVAAGRLRIEHRQASLEELGKLHDPPLTKDAVAGRIRRLLATADKAAEAAGIPNTEASLPADLSDPQ is encoded by the coding sequence ATGGCGTTGACCCAGAAGGTGAAGTCGGAGTTGGCAGCGGTGGCCACACCCCATCCGAACGCGCGTCGGGCCGAGGTTGCCGCGATGCTCAGATTCGGCGGTGGACTGCATCTGGTGGGGGGACGTATCGTCATAGAGGCCGAGCTAGACTCCGCGGCTGCTGCCCGGCGGCTGCGTACCTACATACACGACCTCTACTCGCTGGACTCCGACCTCTTGGTGATCAATGCCACAGGGCTGCGCCGCACCACCCGGTATGCGGTGCGAGTGATGCGGGACGGTGAGGCCCTGGCCCGGCTCACCGGGCTGGTGGATCAGCGCCGCCGTCCCGTCCGGGGACTGCCGGCCATGGTGGTCGGGGGTTCCATGGCTGATGCGGTCGCCGTGTGGCGGGGTGCCTTCCTCGCCCGGGGCTCCCTCACTGAGCCTGGGCGTTCCATGGCACTGGAGGTCACCTGCCCTGGCTCAGAGGCTGCCCTGGCGCTCAGCGGTGCCGCCCGTCGGCTGGGCATCACCGTGAAAGCCCGTGAATCGCGCGGAGTGGACCGGGTGGTCCTGCGGGATGGGGAGGCCATTGCCGATCTCCTCACCCGGATGGGAGCCCAGGAGACGCGCCTGATCTGGGAGGAGCGTCGCATGAGACGTGAGGTCAAGGCACAGGCGAACCGGCTCGCGAATTTCGACGACGCGAATCTGCGCCGCTCTGCCCGTGCTGCCGTGGCAGCCAGTGCCCGGGTGGAGCGTGCCCTTGAGATCCTGGGCGAGGATGCCCCAGCGCATCTGGTCGCGGCCGGCCGGCTCCGCATCGAACACCGGCAGGCGAGCCTCGAAGAACTCGGTAAGCTACACGACCCGCCGCTGACCAAGGATGCGGTTGCCGGGCGTATCAGGCGGCTGCTCGCTACTGCCGACAAGGCTGCGGAGGCGGCTGGCATCCCAAACACCGAGGCCTCTCTGCCAGCTGATCTGAGCGATCCCCAGTGA